The Platichthys flesus chromosome 10, fPlaFle2.1, whole genome shotgun sequence genome includes a window with the following:
- the LOC133961565 gene encoding thrombospondin-1-like produces the protein MMLCGIFLLLMLWRCEGAILAENRDDNSVYDLFDLAQVGKRNHGVSVVKGADPYSPAYKVLNADLIPPVPDSSFRDLLDSIQAERGFLLLANLKQFKRSRGSLLTIEKNDGSGPIFEIISNGKASTLDLVYSTMNQQQVVSIEDADLATGHWKNVTLFVQDDRAQLFVGCEEINVSELDVPIQKVLTQEVADIARLRVGKGAVKERFMGVLQNVRFVFGTTLDAILRNKGCQSGASLTDVMTLDNPVNGSSPAIRTDYTGHKSKDVCGLSCEDIASMFKELKSLGVVVKQLSHKLGKVTEDSNLLKTHMNIHSGVCFHNGIMYNDKDEWTVDDCTECTCQNSATVCRKISCPLIPCANATVPDGECCPRCGTPSDYAEDGWSPWSEWTHCSVTCGRGIQQRGRSCDRINSNCEGTSVQTRDCYPQECDKRFKQDGGWSHWSPWSSCSVTCDEGVITRIRLCNSPTPQLDGRDCQGEGRQTEICQKSPCPINGGWGPWSPWDTCTVTCGGGVQNRKRLCSDPVPKYGGKDCVGDAETSQLCNKEDCPIDGCLSSPCFSGTKCTSFPDGSFKCGKCPLGYRGNGVICKDIDECKEVSDACNTHNGIHRCENTEPGYNCMPCPARFSGPQPFGKGVEQATAKKQVCTPRNPCLDGTHDCNKNAKCIYLGVFSDSMFRCECRPGYAGNGLICGEDTDLDGWPNTNLLCVENATYHCKKDNCPNLPNSGQEDHDKDGLGDECDSDDDNDRIPDDRDNCPRVYNPAQYDADRDDVGDSCDNCVYEANTDQTDTDNNGEGDACAVDIDGDGILNENDNCPYVYNVDQRDTDRDGVGDHCDNCPLEHNPDQFDADSDLIGDKCDNNQDIDEDGHQNNLDNCPYIPNANQADHDKDGKGDACDHDDDNDGIPDEKDNCRLAFNPDQLDSDGNGRGDVCKDDFDQDNVLDINDVCPENFAISETDFRRFQMVPLDPKGTSQIDPNWVVRHQGKELVQTVNCDPGIAVGYDEFSAVDFKGTFFINTDRDDDYAGFVFGYQSSSRFYTVMWKQITQTYWSQTPTKAQGYSGLSIKVVNSTTGPGEHLRNALWHTGDTPDQVRTLWHDPKNIGWKDFTAYRWHLIHRPKTGLIRVVMFEGKRIMADSGNIFDKTYAGGRLGLYVFSQEMVYFSDLKYECRDT, from the exons ATGATGCTGTGCGGCATCTTTTTGCTGTTGATGCTTTGGAGGTGCGAAGGTGCAATACTGGCAG agaaCCGTGATGATAACAGTGTATATGACTTATTCGACCTGGCACAAGTCGGCAAGAGAAACCATGGAGTGAGCGTGGTGAAAGGTGCGGACCCCTACAGTCCCGCGTACAAGGTCCTGAACGCAGACCTGATCCCCCCTGTCCCAGACAGCTCCTTCAGGGACCTCCTTGACTCCATCCAGGCCGAGAGGGGCTTCCTTCTCCTCGCCAACCTCAAGCAGTTCAAGAGGAGCCGCGGCAGCCTCCTCACCATCGAGAAGAACGATGGATCCGGACCCATCTTTGAGATCATCTCCAACGGCAAGGCGAGCACCCTGGACTTGGTCTACTCCACCATGAACCAGCAGCAGGTGGTGTCCATTGAGGACGCAGACTTGGCCACCGGACACTGGAAGAATGTCACATTGTTCGTGCAGGATGACCGTGCTCAGCTCTTTGTGGGCTGCGAGGAGATCAATGTGTCGGAGCTGGACGTGCCCATCCAGAAGGTGCTGACCCAGGAGGTGGCAGACATCGCCAGGCTCAGGGTTGGAAAGGGGGCTGTAAAGGAAAGATTCATg GGAGTCCTTCAGAATGTGCGATTTGTCTTTGGGACAACTCTTGATGCCATACTGAGAAATAAGGGCTGCCAGAGTGGAG CGTCCTTAACTGATGTCATGACCTTGGACAACCCAGTCAACGGCTCCAGTCCTGCTATTAGGACTGATTACACCGGCCACAAATCCAAAG atgTCTGTGGCCTCTCCTGTGAGGATATAGCCAGCATGTTTAAGGAGCTCAAGAGTCTCGGTGTAGTTGTCAAACAGCTGTCGCACAAGCTCGGCAAAGTG ACTGAGGACAGCAATCTGCTGAAGACTCACATGAACATCCACAGTGGAGTTTGCTTCCACAATGGCATCATGTACAACGACAAAGATGAATGGACTGTGGACGACTGCACTGAGTGCACCTGCCAG AACTCTGCTACTGTGTGTCGCAAAATCTCCTGCCCTCTGATCCCATGTGCTAATGCCACCGTGCCCGACGGAGAGTGCTGCCCTCGTTGTGGAACAC CGAGTGACTATGCTGAGGATGGATGGTCTCCCTGGTCTGAATGGACCCATTGTTCAGTGACTTGTGGTCGTGGCATCCAGCAACGTGGACGCTCCTGTGACCGAATCAACAGCAATTGTGAGGGCACATCTGTCCAGACCCGTGACTGCTATCCTCAGGAATGTGACAAACGCT TCAAACAGGATGGTGGTTGGAGTCACTGGTCTCCCTGGTCTTCATGCTCTGTGACCTGTGATGAGGGGGTCATCACCCGAATCCGCCTCTGCAACTCGCCCACGCCCCAATTGGATGGCAGGGACTGCCAGGGAGAAGGACGTCAGACTGAAATATGCCAGAAGTCGCCTTGCCCTA tcAATGGAGGTTGGGGACCTTGGTCACCATGGGACACCTGCACTGTTACTTGTGGTGGAGGAGTTCAGAACCGCAAACGTCTCTGCTCTGACCCCGTCCCCAAATATGGTGGAAAAGACTGTGTTGGTGATGCCGAAACGTCTCAATTGTGCAACAAAGAAGACTGTCCTATCG ATGGTTGTCTGTCCAGCCCATGCTTCTCTGGCACAAAGTGCACCAGCTTCCCTGATGGTTCTTTCAAGTGTGGCAAGTGTCCCCTTGGCTATCGTGGGAATGGCGTCATCTGCAAGGACATTGATGAGTGTAAAGAAGTATCTGATGCTTGCAACACTCATAACGGAATCCATCGCTGTGAGAATACTGAGCCTGGTTACAACTGTATGCCTTGCCCCGCACGTTTCTCTGGCCCTCAGCCCTTTGGAAAAGGAGTGGAACAGGCAACTGCTAAAAAACAG GTTTGCACACCTCGTAACCCATGCCTGGATGGTACCCATGACTGCAATAAAAATGCGAAATGCATCTACTTGGGTGTCTTCTCCGACTCCATGTTCCGCTGCGAGTGCAGGCCAGGATACGCCGGGAATGGCCTGATCTGTGGCGAGGACACTGACCTGGATGGATGGCCCAACACTaacctgctgtgtgtggagAACGCAACCTACCACTGCAAGAAG GATAACTGCCCAAACCTTCCCAACTCTGGTCAGGAAGACCATGACAAAGATGGCCTGGGTGATGAATGTGACAGTGATGATGACAATGATAGGATCCCCGATGATAGG GACAATTGCCCAAGAGTGTACAACCCTGCCCAGTACGACGCAGACAGGGATGATGTTGGCGACAGTTGTGACAACTGTGTTTACGAGGCCAACACTGACCAAACTGACACGGACAACAATGGAGAGGGTGATGCCTGTGCAGTTGACATTGATGGCGATG GCATTCTGAATGAGAACGACAACTGCCCCTATGTTTACAATGTTGACCAGAGAGATACTGATAGAGATGGTGTGGGAGACCATTGTGACAACTGCCCTCTGGAGCACAATCCTGATCAG TTCGACGCTGACtcagatctcattggagacaaGTGCGACAACAACCAGGACATTGACGAGGACGGTCACCAGAACAACTTGGACAACTGCCCCTACATCCCTAATGCCAACCAGGCAGACCATGACAAGGATGGCAAGGGTGATGCCTGCGACCATGATGACGACAATGACGGCATCCCTGATGAAAAAGACAACTGTCGACTGGCCTTTAACCCTGATCAACTGGATTCTGATG gtaATGGCCGTGGTGATGTGTGCAAAGACGATTTTGATCAAGACAATGTTCTGGACATCAATGACGTGTGTCCGGAGAACTTTGCCATCAGCGAAACAGACTTCCGCAGATTCCAGATGGTTCCTCTGGACCCCAAGGGTACCTCCCAGATTGACCCCAACTGGGTGGTCCGGCATCAGGGCAAGGAGTTGGTCCAGACAGTCAATTGTGATCCTGGCATTGCTGTTG GTTATGATGAGTTCAGTGCAGTGGATTTCAAAGGAACATTCTTCATCAACACGGACAGAGATGATGATTATGCTGGGTTTGTGTTTGGCTACCAGTCCAGCTCACGCTTCTACACGGTCATGTGGAAACAGATTACACAGACCTACTGGTCCCAAACACCCACCAAAGCTCAAGGCTACTCTGGCCTGTCAATCAAAGTGGTCAACTCCACCACTGGCCCTGGTGAGCACTTAAGGAATGCCCTGTGGCACACCGGGGACACCCCAGACCAG GTTCGCACTCTGTGGCACGATCCAAAGAACATCGGCTGGAAGGACTTCACAGCCTACAGATGGCACCTGATCCATAGACCCAAGACTGGACTTATCAG AGTGGTCATGTTTGAAGGCAAGAGAATCATGGCCGATTCCGGGAACATCTTTGACAAGACATACGCTGGTGGGCGACTAGGCTTGTACGTCTTTTCTCAGGAGATGGTTTACTTCTCCGACCTCAAATACGAATGCAGAG ATACATAA